The following coding sequences lie in one Maledivibacter sp. genomic window:
- a CDS encoding glycosyltransferase family 2 protein, protein MGLNVIDYFFLYSLISTWVLLLLNIFLTFSGYRFYTTSMGKKINILKELKEFPSVSILIPAHNEEKVIGKTVMSMLSLNYPEDKLEVIVINDNSSDNTGKILEEIKKTYGKGRLKVITTDKITGGKGKSNALNIGYKNSRGEFIAVYDADNTPEKLALRYLVYAITNSRELGAVIGKFRTRNKSKNLLTRFINIETLSFQWMAQAGRWQLFRLCTIPGTNFIIRKSIVEALGGWDIHAIAEDTEISFRIYKMGYRIGFMPLAVTWEQEPEKLRVWFKQRTRWAKGNVYVLVKYIRNIFREKTKSVLFDLYYFFSVYFFFLSSVIISDIIFILGLFTNIKIGLSSNYLLLWILAYILFILEVSITLTMEKGESNYKNILIVALMYFTYCQLWMVVAIKGIILYFKDVLLKKETKWYKTERF, encoded by the coding sequence ATGGGCTTAAATGTAATAGACTATTTTTTTCTATATTCTTTGATTTCTACCTGGGTTCTTTTATTATTAAACATATTTCTAACCTTCAGTGGATATAGGTTTTATACTACTTCTATGGGAAAGAAAATAAATATACTTAAGGAACTTAAAGAGTTTCCCTCTGTATCCATATTGATACCAGCCCATAATGAAGAAAAAGTTATTGGTAAAACTGTGATGTCTATGTTATCCCTCAATTATCCAGAAGATAAATTAGAGGTTATTGTTATAAACGATAATTCCAGTGATAATACGGGAAAAATATTAGAAGAAATAAAAAAAACATATGGCAAGGGAAGATTAAAAGTCATTACTACCGACAAAATAACTGGGGGTAAAGGAAAATCTAATGCATTAAATATAGGTTATAAAAACTCTAGGGGTGAGTTTATCGCAGTTTATGATGCCGATAACACTCCGGAAAAATTGGCTTTAAGATATTTAGTATATGCTATTACTAATTCAAGGGAGTTAGGGGCAGTAATAGGAAAGTTTAGAACCAGAAATAAAAGTAAAAACCTTTTAACGAGATTTATAAATATCGAAACCCTAAGCTTTCAATGGATGGCTCAGGCAGGAAGATGGCAATTATTTAGACTTTGTACCATTCCAGGAACTAATTTTATCATTAGAAAAAGTATTGTGGAAGCCCTTGGAGGATGGGATATACATGCTATAGCAGAGGATACTGAGATTAGCTTTAGGATATATAAAATGGGTTATAGAATAGGATTTATGCCCTTGGCTGTCACCTGGGAACAGGAGCCAGAAAAGCTTAGAGTTTGGTTCAAGCAGAGAACAAGATGGGCAAAGGGAAATGTATATGTACTTGTTAAATATATAAGAAATATTTTTAGGGAAAAAACAAAAAGTGTTTTATTTGATTTATATTACTTTTTTTCCGTATACTTTTTCTTTCTATCATCGGTTATAATATCAGACATTATTTTTATATTAGGGTTATTTACTAATATAAAGATAGGCTTATCCAGCAACTATTTACTCCTTTGGATACTTGCCTATATTTTGTTTATTCTAGAAGTAAGCATAACCTTAACCATGGAGAAGGGAGAAAGTAACTACAAAAATATTTTAATAGTTGCACTTATGTATTTTACATATTGCCAGCTATGGATGGTAGTTGCTATCAAAGGAATAATATTATATTTTAAGGATGTTTTATTGAAAAAAGAAACGAAGTGGTATAAGACAGAGAGGTTCTAA
- a CDS encoding polysaccharide deacetylase family protein has product MIFRRILISFFILIVVLYPLQLCNAEENSKKVLLIYDARQYFGYVEDVVTSYRELLGHFDADVFEQHQRDYRKGQLSGYDYVFIMGIEGDFSNSDLVNDLIKTEKTLCWIGRGIDKLLKDNENITFKYKGESDNIVNISYKDKSFNIGRVDELAIVDGLSQNTEVYSWLNDGNKMYPYILRENNFWYVSKAEIYPTLFYIFSDVLYDIFDEHDIQSSKVFIRLEDVHPFRDTEKLRAIGEYLNSKNIPFMIAMIPAYKSPDSSYITTMSEKPEFVETMKYLQELGGSIILHGYTHQGFGGELSGEGYEFWDGINDSPLDLDMEKWIHERIGLGVQESVKNSIYPLAFEAPHYAICQKGYGILKNYFSTYCGHIQTSDQGFTTTSYPYNLYNTQLFNKLVPENLGYIDVNNPLAINEIENNMNRVSVVRGFTAGVFYHPYIDIKYLKEIVEFIEAQDIEFYDLKKENNWVKWEEISIISKDGEIKVDGLKDTENNPLLGKFQLGTKILIGLVLTINIMFLIIFINSKRKANKKLLGD; this is encoded by the coding sequence ATGATATTTAGAAGGATATTGATATCTTTTTTTATATTAATAGTTGTTTTATATCCCCTTCAATTATGTAATGCTGAAGAAAATAGCAAAAAAGTGTTATTGATTTATGACGCTAGGCAGTATTTTGGATATGTGGAAGATGTTGTAACATCCTACAGGGAATTATTAGGGCATTTTGATGCAGATGTTTTTGAACAGCATCAACGGGATTATCGAAAAGGGCAATTGAGTGGGTATGACTATGTATTCATTATGGGCATAGAAGGAGATTTTTCAAATTCAGATTTAGTGAATGACTTAATTAAGACCGAAAAAACCCTTTGCTGGATTGGTAGGGGAATAGATAAGCTTTTAAAGGACAATGAAAATATAACCTTTAAATACAAGGGAGAATCAGACAATATTGTAAATATATCCTATAAGGATAAAAGCTTTAATATAGGAAGGGTTGATGAATTAGCTATTGTAGATGGGCTTTCACAGAATACTGAGGTGTATTCTTGGCTTAATGATGGCAATAAAATGTATCCTTATATCCTCAGAGAAAATAATTTTTGGTATGTATCTAAGGCAGAGATTTATCCCACTTTATTCTATATATTTTCAGATGTTTTGTACGATATTTTTGATGAACATGATATACAAAGTAGCAAAGTATTTATAAGACTAGAGGATGTACATCCCTTTAGGGATACGGAGAAACTAAGGGCTATAGGAGAGTACCTAAATAGTAAAAACATTCCATTTATGATAGCAATGATACCTGCCTATAAGAGCCCAGATTCATCCTATATAACTACAATGTCAGAAAAACCTGAGTTTGTTGAAACTATGAAATATTTGCAGGAGCTTGGAGGGAGTATAATTCTGCACGGATATACTCATCAAGGCTTTGGAGGGGAACTAAGTGGAGAAGGCTATGAATTTTGGGATGGAATAAATGATAGTCCCCTAGATTTAGATATGGAAAAATGGATACATGAAAGAATAGGCTTAGGTGTACAGGAATCTGTGAAAAATAGTATATACCCACTGGCATTTGAAGCACCACATTATGCTATTTGTCAAAAGGGGTATGGGATTTTAAAAAATTATTTTTCAACATATTGTGGACATATTCAAACCAGTGATCAAGGTTTTACCACAACAAGCTATCCATATAACCTTTACAATACACAACTATTCAACAAGCTGGTTCCAGAGAATCTTGGGTATATTGATGTTAATAATCCTTTGGCTATAAATGAAATTGAAAATAATATGAATAGGGTCTCTGTTGTTAGGGGATTTACGGCAGGGGTATTTTATCATCCATATATTGATATTAAATATCTAAAAGAAATAGTCGAGTTTATTGAGGCTCAGGATATAGAATTTTATGATTTGAAAAAAGAAAATAATTGGGTTAAATGGGAAGAAATAAGTATAATTTCAAAGGATGGAGAAATAAAGGTTGATGGGTTGAAAGATACAGAAAATAATCCTCTGCTAGGGAAATTTCAATTGGGAACAAAAATATTGATAGGTCTTGTATTAACTATAAATATAATGTTTCTAATTATTTTCATTAACTCTAAGAGAAAAGCCAATAAAAAACTACTGGGAGACTGA